From Chengkuizengella sediminis, the proteins below share one genomic window:
- a CDS encoding adenosylcobalamin-dependent ribonucleoside-diphosphate reductase, whose product MKDADTNHTKVGDTVLTLVKDDPKFPTKEVGEVIHRDGENIQVKLRSGEVVDSTIHKLTLTVEKTPNEMWDRLAKAMASAEATPEKQKEWTEKFKYILDDWKLVPGGRIAAGAGASDELTLFNCYVIPSPHDSRGGIMETLTEMTEIMSRGGGVGINLSSLRPRRAVVKGVNGSSSGAVSWGGLFSYTTGLIEQGGSRRGALMLMINDWHPDLVDFITVKQKMGEITNANLSVCLSNGFMKAVKEDLDWDLVFPDTDDPEYDELWKGDLTEWKNLGKKVILHKTVKAREVWHTIIESAWKSAEPGVVFMEHYNDMSNSWYFNQIICTNPCGEQGLPAWGVCNLSAVNLSKFYDEENDDVNWDELGKVVRYSTRFLDNVIDTTPYHFEENEQNQKGERRVGLGTMGLAELMIKLKIRYGSPESLEFLDKIYGFMAKEAYLASSEIAGEKGSFTHFIEDKFLQSGFMKDMVDAFPEVGESIKENGMRNVTVITQAPTGSTGTMVGTSTGIEPYFAFEYYRQSRLGYDKQLVPIAQEYQDQNPGQPLPDYYITSMQMSADDHIRVQAAIQKWVDSSISKTANCSADFTVEETKKLYEYAFDLGCKGVTIYRDGSRDVQVLSTTDKDDNEEEIDEVAAAEDSTEKIEAKSSEDLGQIKESLKVNIDAKTEQVFDKQYIKRPQVLKGSTYKFNTPFGMAYITINDINGVAGEIFMNVGKAGSDVFAMSEALGRVCSLFLRYGDHGNKEQLLIKHLKGIGGSGAIGFGANRVESIADAVAKALEIHIEEAKETASVMENNENAASIEVETVETVAESMDNDVSVIESKDLCPSCGSASLVNSEGCKNCASCGYSRCN is encoded by the coding sequence ATGAAGGATGCAGATACCAATCATACTAAGGTTGGAGATACAGTATTAACGCTTGTGAAAGATGATCCTAAATTCCCTACGAAAGAAGTAGGAGAAGTGATCCATAGAGACGGAGAGAATATTCAAGTTAAACTTCGTAGTGGTGAGGTTGTTGATTCAACTATTCATAAATTAACACTTACAGTGGAAAAAACACCTAATGAAATGTGGGATCGATTGGCAAAAGCTATGGCTTCTGCTGAAGCTACTCCTGAAAAACAAAAGGAATGGACTGAAAAGTTTAAATATATTTTAGATGATTGGAAGCTTGTACCAGGTGGACGTATTGCTGCAGGTGCAGGAGCAAGTGATGAGTTAACTTTGTTTAACTGTTATGTAATTCCCTCTCCACATGATAGCAGAGGCGGAATCATGGAAACTTTAACCGAAATGACAGAAATCATGTCTCGTGGTGGTGGAGTAGGGATCAATTTATCTTCACTACGTCCGCGCCGTGCAGTTGTAAAAGGAGTTAATGGTTCATCTAGTGGAGCGGTTTCTTGGGGTGGCTTATTCAGTTATACAACAGGATTAATTGAACAGGGAGGCAGCCGAAGAGGTGCTTTAATGTTAATGATTAACGACTGGCATCCAGATCTTGTTGATTTTATTACGGTAAAACAAAAGATGGGTGAGATCACAAATGCTAACCTATCTGTTTGTTTAAGTAATGGTTTTATGAAAGCAGTAAAAGAAGATTTAGATTGGGATTTAGTTTTTCCTGATACGGATGATCCAGAGTATGACGAGTTATGGAAAGGTGACTTAACTGAATGGAAAAACCTAGGTAAAAAAGTTATTCTTCATAAAACGGTAAAAGCTCGTGAAGTGTGGCATACAATCATTGAATCTGCTTGGAAATCAGCAGAGCCAGGCGTTGTGTTTATGGAACATTATAATGATATGTCAAATAGCTGGTATTTTAATCAGATTATTTGTACAAATCCATGTGGTGAACAAGGTTTACCAGCATGGGGTGTATGTAACTTATCTGCAGTGAACTTATCCAAGTTTTATGATGAGGAAAATGATGATGTGAATTGGGATGAACTTGGCAAAGTTGTCCGTTATTCCACTCGTTTTCTGGATAATGTCATTGATACAACTCCTTATCATTTTGAAGAAAATGAACAGAACCAGAAGGGCGAACGTCGTGTTGGTTTAGGCACAATGGGATTAGCGGAATTGATGATTAAACTAAAAATTCGTTATGGAAGCCCAGAATCGCTTGAATTTTTAGACAAAATATATGGATTTATGGCAAAGGAAGCCTACCTTGCATCCTCTGAAATAGCTGGGGAAAAAGGGTCATTTACGCATTTTATTGAAGATAAGTTTTTACAAAGTGGATTTATGAAAGATATGGTTGATGCTTTTCCTGAAGTAGGAGAGTCCATAAAAGAGAATGGAATGCGTAACGTAACTGTAATTACACAAGCACCAACTGGAAGTACAGGAACAATGGTAGGAACATCCACTGGAATTGAACCTTATTTTGCCTTTGAATATTATCGACAAAGCCGTTTAGGTTATGACAAGCAGCTTGTACCCATTGCACAGGAGTATCAAGATCAAAATCCAGGTCAACCTTTACCGGATTATTATATTACATCCATGCAAATGTCAGCTGATGATCATATTCGTGTACAAGCGGCGATTCAAAAATGGGTAGATAGTTCCATTTCAAAAACTGCGAACTGTTCAGCAGATTTCACGGTTGAAGAAACGAAAAAGTTATATGAATATGCATTTGATCTGGGTTGTAAAGGAGTTACGATTTATAGAGATGGAAGTCGTGACGTACAAGTGCTTTCAACTACAGATAAGGACGATAACGAAGAGGAAATCGATGAAGTAGCTGCAGCTGAAGATAGTACAGAGAAAATCGAAGCAAAATCTTCTGAAGACTTAGGTCAAATAAAGGAATCATTAAAAGTAAATATAGATGCAAAAACAGAACAAGTATTTGATAAACAATATATTAAACGCCCACAAGTATTAAAAGGTTCAACTTATAAATTTAATACACCTTTTGGAATGGCTTATATCACTATCAATGATATCAATGGTGTTGCAGGTGAGATCTTTATGAATGTTGGGAAAGCAGGTTCTGATGTATTTGCCATGTCAGAGGCATTAGGAAGAGTATGTTCCTTATTCCTTCGTTACGGTGATCACGGTAATAAAGAGCAACTATTAATCAAACATTTAAAAGGAATTGGTGGTTCAGGTGCGATTGGATTTGGGGCTAATCGTGTAGAATCCATTGCAGATGCTGTTGCTAAAGCACTGGAGATCCACATCGAAGAAGCTAAAGAAACTGCATCAGTGATGGAAAATAACGAAAATGCAGCTTCTATAGAAGTTGAAACAGTGGAGACTGTTGCTGAATCTATGGATAATGATGTATCAGTTATTGAATCCAAAGATTTATGTCCTTCCTGTGGATCGGCAAGTTTGGTGAACTCAGAAGGATGTAAAAACTGTGCGAGCTGTGGGTATAGTCGCTGTAACTAA
- a CDS encoding NAD(P)-dependent alcohol dehydrogenase produces the protein MKAIICSKYGPPEVLQLNEVEKPIPKNNEVLIKIHTTAVTASDCVIRGFKMPGNPSFPKKQIMELMMRLFIGFSKPRNPIIGLVLSGVVESVGKDIKGFKKGDQVYGFTGNSRGAYAEYKCVSAKEAAQGELAIKPNNMTHKEAAAVVYGGVLAMHFMKDGDIQSGQKVLIYGASGAIGTNAIQLAKHFGAEVTALCSSSNIELVKSLGADIVIDYTKEDSINQLELYDFILDAVGKNKSSKLKIQCKKALSQNGQYVSVDDRLLKVHPQYLLKLNELIEAGHVKAVIDRNYPLEEIVEAHKYVDKGHKKGNVVITV, from the coding sequence ATGAAAGCGATTATATGTTCAAAATACGGACCACCTGAAGTCCTTCAACTTAACGAAGTGGAAAAACCCATTCCCAAAAACAATGAAGTACTTATAAAAATACACACAACTGCAGTAACTGCAAGTGATTGTGTAATCCGGGGCTTTAAAATGCCTGGCAATCCTAGTTTCCCAAAAAAGCAAATAATGGAACTAATGATGAGGTTATTTATAGGTTTCTCAAAACCGAGAAATCCTATTATTGGACTGGTATTATCCGGAGTCGTTGAATCAGTAGGCAAAGATATTAAGGGATTTAAAAAAGGTGACCAAGTTTATGGATTTACAGGTAATAGCCGTGGAGCATATGCTGAGTACAAATGTGTATCCGCGAAAGAAGCTGCCCAAGGGGAGCTGGCGATAAAACCGAACAATATGACCCATAAAGAAGCTGCAGCAGTAGTTTATGGCGGAGTTCTGGCAATGCATTTCATGAAAGACGGAGATATTCAAAGTGGACAAAAAGTGCTTATTTATGGAGCTTCGGGTGCAATAGGAACTAATGCGATACAACTCGCAAAGCATTTTGGTGCTGAAGTCACTGCACTATGCAGCTCATCAAATATAGAATTGGTTAAATCTCTGGGGGCTGATATAGTGATAGATTACACTAAAGAGGATTCTATAAACCAATTAGAACTTTATGATTTTATCCTTGATGCTGTTGGAAAAAACAAAAGCTCGAAACTAAAAATACAATGTAAAAAAGCACTTAGTCAAAATGGGCAATACGTGTCAGTAGATGATAGACTTCTAAAGGTACATCCTCAATATCTACTTAAACTCAACGAGCTAATTGAAGCAGGACATGTTAAGGCTGTCATAGACAGGAATTATCCCTTAGAAGAGATAGTTGAAGCTCATAAATACGTAGACAAAGGTCACAAAAAGGGAAATGTAGTAATAACTGTATAA